The Mesorhizobium loti genome includes a region encoding these proteins:
- a CDS encoding type II toxin-antitoxin system Phd/YefM family antitoxin: protein MKTMQVREAKAGFSALVEAAENGEPTIITKHGKPAAGIVSVEDMQKLYPVKRRNFGEFLLTYPGGIELERNESPSRDIDL from the coding sequence ATGAAAACAATGCAGGTTCGAGAAGCCAAAGCCGGGTTCTCGGCGCTCGTTGAAGCTGCGGAAAACGGTGAACCAACCATCATCACCAAACACGGCAAGCCAGCGGCCGGGATCGTTTCTGTCGAGGACATGCAAAAGCTCTACCCCGTCAAGCGCCGCAACTTCGGAGAGTTTCTTTTGACATACCCCGGAGGGATCGAACTCGAGAGGAATGAATCGCCGTCGCGGGATATCGATCTTTGA
- the fsa gene encoding fructose-6-phosphate aldolase — MKFFVDTADIKDIRELNDLGLLDGVTTNPSLILKSGGKIADVTKQICDIVEGPVSAEVVATEFKDMMAEAEVLAKIAPNVCIKVPLTLDGLKACKTIRTQMNRMVNVTLCFSANQALLAAKAGASFISPFVGRVDDTGSDGMELIQEIRQIYDNYDFQTEILVASVRTVNHVKQAALIGADVVTAPPATLKALVKHPLTDKGLEQFLADWAKTGQKIG, encoded by the coding sequence ATGAAATTTTTTGTCGACACCGCCGACATCAAGGATATCCGTGAGCTGAACGATCTTGGACTGCTCGACGGCGTTACCACCAATCCGTCGCTGATCCTCAAATCGGGCGGCAAGATCGCCGACGTCACCAAGCAGATCTGCGATATCGTCGAAGGTCCGGTCTCGGCGGAGGTCGTGGCGACCGAATTCAAGGACATGATGGCGGAGGCCGAGGTGCTGGCCAAGATCGCGCCCAATGTCTGCATCAAGGTGCCGCTGACGCTCGACGGACTGAAGGCCTGCAAGACCATCCGCACGCAGATGAACCGTATGGTCAACGTGACTCTCTGCTTCTCGGCCAACCAGGCGCTGCTGGCGGCCAAGGCCGGCGCCTCCTTCATCTCGCCCTTCGTCGGCCGTGTCGACGACACCGGCTCGGACGGCATGGAGCTGATCCAGGAGATCCGGCAGATCTACGACAATTACGATTTCCAGACCGAGATCCTCGTCGCTTCGGTGCGCACCGTGAACCATGTCAAGCAGGCGGCACTGATCGGCGCCGATGTTGTGACCGCACCGCCGGCGACCCTGAAGGCACTGGTCAAGCACCCGCTGACCGACAAGGGCCTGGAACAGTTCCTCGCCGACTGGGCCAAGACCGGCCAGAAGATCGGCTGA
- a CDS encoding leucine--tRNA ligase: MATERYNPRASEPKWQKAWDAKKLFEAHNDDPRPKYYVLEMFPYPSGRIHIGHTRNYTMGDVVARYKRAKGFNVLHPMGWDAFGMPAENAAMQNKVHPKEWTYQNIATMREQLKVMGLSLDWAREFATCDVDYYHRQQMLFLDFVEKRLVTRKSSKVNWDPEDMTVLANEQVIDGRGWRSGALVEQRELTQWFFKITDFAQDLLDSLDGLDEWPEKVKLMQQNWIGRSEGLLIRWPLAAASDGEHELEVYTTRPDTIFGASFMAVAADHPLAKKAAESNPALAKFIEEVRHMGTSVAALETAEKKGFDTGIRVVHPFDDSWTLPVYVANFVLMEYGTGAIFGCPSGDQRDLDFANKYGLPVIPVVMPEGENPATFQIIDEAYDGDGVMINSRFLDGMKPDQAFAEVAKLLEQKTIGNRPMAERKVNFRLRDWGISRQRYWGCPIPMIHCEDCGVVPVPKADLPVKLPDDVDFDRPGNPLDRHPTWRHVKCPQCGKDARRETDTMDTFVDSSWYFARFTAPWAHEPTDPRAANEWLPVDQYIGGIEHAILHLLYSRFFTRAMRETGHVDLAEPFKGLFTQGMVVHETYRVGSASNGRWLAPTEVRLEDLDGKRSAIDIATGEAVTIGPLEKMSKSKKNTVSPEDITDGYGADTARWFMLSDSPPERDVEWTDDGAAGAHRFIQRIWRLVSTAAETLAGIKPAAASSGEAAVVSKAAHKILKAVGEDIEKLAFNRAIARMYELANALTTPLNEVAEGKADAALKGACRQAVEILVHLIAPVMPHLAEECWETLGGTDLVAERPWPVFDPALVVDNEVTYPVQVNGKKRGDLTIARDADQGAVEKAVLALDFVQKALEGKAPRKVIIVPQRIVNVVA; the protein is encoded by the coding sequence ATGGCAACCGAACGATACAATCCGCGCGCGTCAGAGCCCAAATGGCAGAAGGCCTGGGACGCCAAGAAGCTGTTCGAAGCGCACAATGACGATCCGCGCCCGAAATACTACGTGCTGGAGATGTTCCCCTATCCGTCGGGGCGCATCCATATCGGCCACACCCGCAATTATACGATGGGCGACGTGGTGGCGCGCTACAAGCGGGCCAAGGGTTTCAACGTGCTGCACCCGATGGGCTGGGACGCCTTCGGGATGCCGGCCGAAAACGCGGCGATGCAAAACAAGGTCCACCCCAAGGAATGGACCTACCAGAACATCGCCACCATGCGCGAGCAGCTCAAGGTCATGGGCCTGTCGCTGGACTGGGCGCGCGAATTCGCCACCTGCGACGTCGACTATTATCACCGCCAGCAGATGCTGTTCCTGGACTTCGTCGAGAAGAGGCTGGTGACGCGCAAATCCTCCAAGGTCAACTGGGACCCGGAGGACATGACCGTGCTCGCCAACGAGCAGGTTATCGACGGGCGCGGCTGGCGCTCGGGCGCGCTGGTCGAACAGCGCGAACTGACGCAGTGGTTCTTCAAGATCACCGACTTTGCGCAGGATCTGCTGGATTCGCTCGACGGCCTCGACGAATGGCCGGAAAAAGTGAAGCTGATGCAGCAGAACTGGATCGGCCGCTCGGAAGGCCTGCTGATCCGCTGGCCTCTGGCAGCCGCGTCTGATGGCGAGCATGAGCTGGAAGTTTATACGACGCGGCCCGACACCATCTTCGGCGCGTCCTTCATGGCCGTCGCCGCCGATCATCCGCTGGCCAAAAAGGCCGCCGAGAGCAATCCGGCGCTGGCGAAGTTCATTGAGGAAGTCCGTCATATGGGCACCTCGGTGGCGGCGCTGGAGACGGCGGAGAAGAAGGGTTTTGACACCGGCATCCGCGTCGTCCATCCGTTTGACGACTCATGGACGCTGCCCGTCTATGTCGCTAATTTCGTTTTGATGGAATACGGCACGGGCGCCATCTTCGGTTGCCCGTCAGGCGACCAGCGCGACCTCGACTTCGCCAACAAATACGGCCTGCCGGTGATTCCGGTGGTGATGCCGGAAGGCGAGAATCCGGCGACGTTCCAGATCATCGATGAGGCCTATGACGGCGACGGCGTGATGATCAATTCGCGCTTCCTCGACGGCATGAAGCCGGATCAGGCTTTCGCCGAGGTGGCGAAACTGCTGGAGCAGAAGACCATCGGCAACCGGCCGATGGCCGAGCGCAAGGTGAATTTCCGCCTGCGTGACTGGGGCATTTCGCGCCAGCGCTACTGGGGCTGCCCGATCCCGATGATCCATTGCGAGGATTGCGGCGTGGTGCCGGTGCCGAAGGCAGACCTGCCGGTCAAGCTGCCCGACGATGTCGATTTCGACCGGCCGGGCAATCCGCTCGACCGGCATCCGACATGGCGGCATGTGAAGTGCCCGCAATGCGGCAAGGATGCGCGGCGCGAAACCGACACGATGGACACGTTCGTCGATTCGTCCTGGTATTTCGCCCGCTTCACGGCACCGTGGGCGCATGAACCGACCGATCCCAGGGCGGCGAATGAATGGCTGCCGGTCGACCAGTATATTGGCGGCATCGAGCACGCGATCCTGCACCTGCTCTATTCGCGCTTCTTCACCCGCGCCATGCGTGAGACCGGCCATGTCGATCTGGCCGAGCCGTTCAAGGGCCTGTTCACGCAAGGCATGGTGGTGCACGAAACCTACCGCGTCGGCTCTGCATCGAATGGCCGCTGGCTGGCGCCCACCGAGGTTCGGCTGGAGGACCTCGACGGCAAGCGCAGCGCCATCGACATTGCCACCGGCGAGGCCGTCACCATCGGCCCACTGGAAAAGATGTCGAAGTCGAAGAAGAATACGGTGAGCCCGGAAGACATCACCGACGGCTACGGCGCCGATACGGCGCGCTGGTTCATGCTGTCGGATTCGCCGCCCGAGCGCGATGTCGAATGGACCGACGATGGCGCCGCCGGCGCGCATCGCTTCATCCAGCGCATCTGGCGCCTGGTGTCGACGGCGGCCGAGACGCTGGCCGGCATCAAGCCCGCGGCGGCCAGCAGCGGCGAGGCCGCGGTGGTTTCCAAGGCCGCGCACAAGATCCTGAAGGCGGTCGGTGAGGATATCGAGAAGCTCGCTTTCAACCGCGCCATCGCCCGCATGTACGAACTGGCCAACGCGCTGACCACGCCGCTCAACGAGGTGGCCGAAGGCAAGGCCGATGCAGCGCTGAAAGGCGCCTGCCGGCAGGCCGTGGAGATTCTCGTGCATCTGATCGCGCCGGTCATGCCGCATCTGGCCGAGGAGTGCTGGGAAACGCTCGGCGGCACCGATCTGGTAGCCGAACGGCCGTGGCCGGTCTTCGATCCGGCGCTGGTCGTCGACAACGAAGTCACCTATCCGGTGCAGGTCAACGGCAAGAAGCGGGGGGATTTGACAATTGCCCGCGACGCGGACCAAGGTGCGGTCGAAAAAGCGGTATTGGCTCTCGACTTCGTGCAGAAAGCACTCGAAGGTAAGGCTCCGCGCAAGGTGATCATCGTGCCGCAGAGGATCGTCAATGTCGTTGCCTGA
- a CDS encoding DNA translocase FtsK, with protein MEARRFSRVNLSKAASPDDPEGKRFDGSSDKSGQRISSAATGALDRPAHKGLDGRQPGTQQTGYSAPVVDLGGNKRPYMEPRGSVEASNASSKIGDIESPAWQEYFFLAPNVRFTRTPDYEPKKQRQQQDRLVEQAGPGAVPTQQAAAQPMVGEASSAPSLLALPASVKSPASQPLAGRGAATQRPSPPAAPFVPPGRAGETARVVTAVPPMTAATGRAAARTVAVSGAPSKPAAPEKLRWPHLSDHAFFEAMAPYLVDVSSQARQASPTSPAPVAAVPVAATRVDIRPPIAADATSLFRVIECLPGQVSKPLPDVSPANSNQAVVQPDVPASSAPSRAEAAAKSDAIPAPAAPKVDVPVRVAAARSPRLPGAGKIAPSNSGDPYELPPEDLLQQPPEGQGFYMSQERLEQNADLLESVLEDFGVRGEIIHVRPGPVVTLYEFEPAPGVKSSRVIGLADDIARSMSAISARVAVVPGRNVIGIELPNETRETVYFRELIESEGFRKTSCKLALCLGKTIGGEPVIAELAKMPHLLVAGTTGSGKSVAINTMILSLLYRLKPEECRLIMVDPKMLELSVYDGIPHLLTPVVTDPKKAVTALKWAVREMEDRYRKMARLGVRNIDGYNERAAQARDKGETVVMTVQTGFEKGTGEPLFEQQEIDLAPMPYIVVIVDEMADLMMVAGKEIEGAIQRLAQMARAAGIHLIMATQRPSVDVITGTIKANFPTRISFQVTSKIDSRTILGEQGAEQLLGQGDMLHMMGGGRISRVHGPFVSDAEVEHVVAHLKAQGRPEYLETVTADEDEEEIEDDQGAVFDKGSVAAEDSDAIYDEAVKVVVRDKKCSTSYIQRRLGIGYNRAASLVERMEKEGLVGTPNHVGKREIIMGRRQQTTAPDDDGAD; from the coding sequence ATGGAAGCCAGGCGTTTTTCCCGGGTCAATTTGTCGAAGGCAGCATCGCCCGATGATCCCGAGGGGAAGCGTTTCGACGGCAGTAGCGACAAGAGCGGTCAGCGAATTTCTTCAGCCGCGACAGGCGCTCTTGATCGTCCGGCGCACAAGGGACTGGATGGCCGGCAGCCCGGTACACAGCAGACCGGCTATTCCGCACCGGTTGTCGATCTCGGCGGCAACAAGCGGCCCTATATGGAGCCGAGGGGTAGCGTAGAGGCGAGCAACGCGTCCTCGAAAATCGGCGATATCGAAAGTCCTGCCTGGCAAGAATATTTCTTCCTCGCACCCAATGTGCGGTTTACCCGAACGCCGGACTACGAACCCAAAAAACAGCGCCAGCAGCAAGACCGCCTTGTCGAGCAAGCCGGTCCAGGGGCCGTTCCGACGCAGCAAGCAGCCGCGCAACCCATGGTCGGCGAGGCATCCTCCGCTCCCTCGCTCCTGGCATTGCCGGCGTCGGTGAAAAGCCCTGCGTCCCAGCCGCTGGCCGGCCGCGGAGCCGCCACGCAAAGGCCGTCACCGCCGGCTGCACCTTTCGTTCCTCCGGGCCGCGCCGGAGAGACAGCGCGCGTCGTTACTGCGGTGCCGCCGATGACGGCCGCAACGGGACGAGCAGCCGCGCGCACGGTTGCCGTTTCGGGCGCCCCGAGCAAACCGGCGGCCCCCGAAAAGCTGCGCTGGCCCCATCTTTCGGATCATGCTTTCTTCGAGGCTATGGCGCCCTATCTGGTCGATGTTTCATCCCAGGCCCGGCAGGCCAGCCCAACCTCGCCTGCACCGGTCGCCGCAGTGCCCGTCGCCGCTACGCGGGTCGACATCCGCCCGCCGATAGCGGCCGATGCCACCTCGCTGTTTCGTGTTATCGAATGCCTTCCAGGCCAGGTCTCGAAGCCTTTGCCGGACGTCTCGCCGGCCAATTCGAACCAGGCCGTCGTCCAGCCCGACGTGCCTGCGAGCAGCGCGCCGTCGCGGGCCGAGGCTGCTGCCAAAAGCGATGCCATTCCTGCGCCGGCCGCGCCAAAGGTGGACGTCCCTGTCAGGGTCGCTGCCGCTCGCTCCCCGCGTTTGCCTGGAGCCGGAAAGATTGCGCCATCAAACTCGGGCGATCCCTATGAGCTTCCCCCGGAAGACCTGCTGCAGCAGCCCCCGGAGGGGCAAGGCTTCTACATGTCGCAGGAGCGGCTCGAGCAGAATGCCGATCTGCTGGAAAGCGTGCTCGAAGATTTCGGTGTGCGCGGCGAGATCATTCATGTTCGCCCAGGCCCTGTCGTCACGCTCTATGAGTTCGAGCCGGCGCCGGGCGTCAAATCCTCTCGCGTCATCGGGCTTGCCGATGATATCGCCCGCTCCATGTCGGCGATTTCGGCGCGCGTCGCCGTCGTGCCTGGCCGCAACGTCATCGGCATCGAACTTCCGAACGAGACGCGCGAAACCGTCTATTTCCGCGAGCTGATCGAATCGGAGGGCTTTCGCAAGACCAGCTGCAAGCTGGCGCTTTGCTTGGGCAAGACGATCGGCGGCGAGCCTGTCATCGCCGAGCTGGCGAAGATGCCGCATCTGCTCGTGGCCGGAACCACCGGCTCCGGCAAGTCGGTTGCCATCAACACCATGATCCTGTCGTTGCTCTACCGGCTGAAGCCGGAAGAATGCCGGCTGATCATGGTCGATCCCAAGATGCTCGAACTCTCCGTCTATGACGGCATCCCGCATCTTCTGACGCCCGTCGTCACGGATCCCAAGAAAGCCGTCACCGCGCTCAAGTGGGCGGTGCGCGAAATGGAGGACCGGTATCGCAAGATGGCGCGGCTCGGTGTGCGCAACATCGACGGCTACAACGAGCGCGCGGCCCAAGCCCGCGACAAGGGCGAGACAGTTGTCATGACGGTGCAGACCGGCTTCGAAAAGGGCACCGGCGAGCCGCTTTTCGAACAGCAGGAAATCGACCTTGCGCCGATGCCCTACATCGTCGTCATCGTCGACGAGATGGCCGACCTTATGATGGTCGCCGGCAAGGAGATCGAAGGCGCGATCCAGCGTCTGGCGCAGATGGCGCGCGCCGCCGGCATTCACCTGATCATGGCAACGCAACGCCCCTCGGTCGATGTCATCACGGGCACGATCAAGGCGAACTTTCCAACCCGCATCTCATTCCAGGTAACGTCCAAGATCGATAGCCGCACCATCCTGGGCGAACAGGGGGCCGAACAGCTGCTCGGCCAGGGCGACATGCTGCACATGATGGGTGGCGGGCGCATTTCGCGTGTGCATGGTCCCTTCGTTTCCGACGCGGAGGTCGAGCATGTCGTCGCGCATCTGAAGGCGCAGGGCCGCCCCGAATATCTGGAAACCGTTACGGCCGACGAGGATGAGGAAGAAATCGAAGACGACCAGGGCGCGGTCTTCGACAAGGGATCCGTTGCAGCCGAAGACAGCGATGCCATCTACGACGAGGCGGTCAAGGTGGTGGTGCGCGACAAGAAGTGTTCGACGTCCTACATCCAGCGCCGCCTGGGCATCGGCTACAACCGTGCCGCATCCCTGGTTGAGCGCATGGAAAAGGAAGGCTTGGTCGGCACACCCAACCATGTCGGCAAACGCGAGATCATCATGGGACGTCGCCAGCAGACGACCGCGCCTGACGATGACGGCGCGGATTGA
- a CDS encoding type II toxin-antitoxin system VapC family toxin, giving the protein MSRYLIDTSILSAFAPGRPALAKGISTWITTQGEKQTLFVPAIAIAEIEKGIRKLYRAGATKRAESLTDWLNNVIGGFADQILAVDADVARRAGQMEEAASARGTNPGLADILIAATAAINELTVITANIRHFEALDVRCWNILQDPPAPD; this is encoded by the coding sequence TTGAGCCGCTATCTTATCGACACGTCTATTTTATCCGCCTTCGCACCTGGAAGGCCGGCCCTTGCAAAGGGGATCTCCACCTGGATCACAACCCAGGGCGAAAAGCAGACGCTGTTCGTCCCTGCCATAGCAATTGCTGAAATCGAGAAAGGGATACGCAAGCTCTATCGCGCGGGGGCTACAAAACGAGCGGAGAGTCTCACCGATTGGCTCAACAATGTTATTGGAGGATTCGCGGATCAGATCCTGGCGGTCGACGCCGACGTGGCGCGAAGAGCAGGTCAGATGGAGGAAGCGGCCTCTGCCAGAGGCACGAATCCGGGTCTTGCGGACATATTGATCGCCGCCACGGCGGCAATCAATGAACTTACAGTGATCACGGCCAACATCAGGCATTTTGAGGCGCTGGATGTCCGGTGCTGGAACATACTCCAAGACCCGCCAGCACCCGACTGA